The following proteins are encoded in a genomic region of Ctenopharyngodon idella isolate HZGC_01 chromosome 12, HZGC01, whole genome shotgun sequence:
- the six2b gene encoding homeobox protein SIX2b produces MSMPPTFGFTQEQVACVCEVLQQGGSIERLGRFLWSLPACEHLHKNESVLKAKAVVAFHRGNFRELYKVLESHQFSPHNHPKLQQLWLKAHYIEAEKLRGRPLGAVGKYRVRRKFPLPRTIWDGEETSYCFKEKSRCVLKEWYTHNPYPSPREKRELAEATGLTTTQVSNWFKNRRQRDRAAEAKERENDGANPSGHNPLTSHVNENKSLCESSEDDKSPAATPDHTSMSPAILMPSSSGLPPLHSFAPPPGPSASIIPVSGSDSQGHHHFSMHDGLLNPMTASLVELGS; encoded by the exons ATGTCTATGCCACCAACTTTTGGATTTACCCAAGAGCAGGTTGCCTGCGTTTGCGAGGTCCTTCAGCAAGGTGGGAGTATCGAACGTCTCGGACGCTTTCTGTGGTCCTTACCTGCTTGTGAGCACCTCCACAAAAACGAGAGCGTATTGAAAGCGAAAGCCGTGGTTGCTTTCCACCGGGGCAACTTCAGGGAGCTCTACAAAGTATTAGAGAGCCACCAGTTTTCTCCGCACAACCACCCTAAACTGCAACAGCTTTGGCTGAAAGCGCACTATATCGAAGCGGAGAAATTGCGCGGTCGTCCTCTGGGCGCAGTGGGAAAGTACCGCGTGCGCAGAAAGTTCCCGCTGCCTCGAACCATTTGGGATGGAGAGGAGACCAGCTACTGTTTTAAGGAGAAGAGCCGGTGTGTGCTTAAAGAGTGGTACACTCACAACCCGTATCCTTCCccgagagagaaaagagaactGGCCGAGGCCACGGGCCTCACCACGACGCAGGTCAGCAACTGGTTCAAGAACAGAAGGCAGAGGGATCGTGCCGCAGAAGCAAAGGAAAG GGAAAACGATGGAGCAAATCCAAGCGGCCACAACCCACTGACCTCTCACGTGAACGAAAACAAATCTCTATGTGAAAGTTCGGAGGATGACAAATCTCCCGCGGCGACTCCGGATCACACCTCCATGAGCCCAGCCATCCTCATGCCCTCCAGTTCAGGTCTGCCACCCCTGCACAGCTTTGCGCCTCCGCCCGGCCCCAGCGCCTCCATCATCCCCGTCAGCGGCTCAGACTCTCAGGGCCACCACCACTTCTCCATGCACGACGGCCTCCTCAACCCCATGACGGCCAGCCTGGTGGAACTTGGATCATAA
- the LOC127524169 gene encoding homeobox protein SIX3-like, with protein sequence MVFRSPLELYPSHLFLPNFADRPLLLAGSIPRARSPEDLPMFQLPTLNFSAEQVASVCETLEETGDIERLGRFLWSLPVAPGACDAINKHESIQRARAVVAYHTGSFRELYHILENHKFTKDSHGKLQAMWLEAHYQEAEKLRGRPLGPVDKYRVRKKFPLPRTIWDGEQKTHCFKERTRGLLREWYLQDPYPNPSKKRELAQATGLTPTQVGNWFKNRRQRDRAAAAKNRLQHHGLGQSGLRSMSESGCTPHSSAESPCAAASPTTSVSSMNERGDGGTILSVTDSDSDFDV encoded by the exons ATGGTGTTCAGGTCTCCTTTAGAGCTTTATCCCTCACATCTTTTCCTGCCCAATTTCGCGGATCGCCCTCTGCTTCTAGCGGGCAGCATTCCCAGAGCGAGGTCCCCGGAGGACTTACCGATGTTTCAACTGCCCACCCTAAACTTCTCGGCGGAACAGGTGGCCAGCGTGTGCGAGACGCTGGAGGAAACCGGGGACATCGAGAGACTCGGACGTTTCCTTTGGTCCTTGCCCGTGGCACCCGGAGCCTGCGATGCCATCAACAAGCACGAGTCCATCCAGCGAGCCCGAGCGGTGGTCGCGTATCACACTGGAAGCTTCCGCGAATTGTACCACATCCTGGAAAACCACAAGTTCACCAAAGACTCTCATGGAAAGCTGCAAGCGATGTGGCTCGAGGCACACTACCAAGAGGCAGAGAAGCTGCGCGGTCGTCCCCTCGGACCCGTTGATAAATACCGGGTCCGCAAGAAGTTCCCCTTGCCACGGACCATCTGGGATGGTGAACAGAAGACGCACTGTTTCAAGGAACGGACTCGCGGCTTGTTGAGGGAGTGGTACCTACAGGATCCTTACCCCAATCCGAGCAAGAAAAGGGAACTGGCACAAGCCACTGGACTGACTCCCACTCAAGTGGGCAATTGGTTTAAAAATCGGAGGCAAAGAGACAGGGCGGCAGCTGCCAAAAACAG GCTTCAACATCACGGACTGGGTCAAAGCGGCCTGCGCTCCATGTCAGAGTCCGGGTGCACACCGCACAGCTCGGCCGAATCCCCGTGCGCGGCCGCCAGTCCCACTACCAGCGTCTCCAGTATGAATGAACGAGGCGACGGCGGGACCATCCTCTCAGTTACAGACAGTGACTCTGATTTCGATGTATGA